The following coding sequences are from one Strigops habroptila isolate Jane chromosome 18, bStrHab1.2.pri, whole genome shotgun sequence window:
- the TMEM183A gene encoding transmembrane protein 183A isoform X2 has translation MAPRGRPAAAAMPKRGARKRLKFRADDVCSERVTVADYANSDPAVVKSGRVKKAVANAVQQEVKSLCGLEASCVPAEEVLSVSGESCDSSDEMDTKESINGRAASRKKKSKRHKDPDGGGGEEYPIDIWLLLASYIRPEDIVRFSLICKKAWTVTCTAAFWTRLYRRHYSLDAYLPLRLRPESMEKLHCLRACVIRSLYHMYEPFAARVSRNPAIPDSTPSTLKNSRCLLFWCKKIEGNRQEAMWEFNFKFKKQSPRFKSKCCKGLQPPIQYEEVHTNPDQDCCLLQITTFNFIFVPIVMGMTFTLFTINVSTDMRHHRVRLVFQDAPVRNGRKPRLEQGVQVVLDPVHSVRLLDWWHPQYPFSPKA, from the exons ATGGCCCCTcgcggccgccccgccgccgccgccatgccCAAGAGGGGCGCCCGCAAGCGCCTCAAGTTCCGGGCCGACGATGTGTGCTCCGAGCGCG TGACGGTGGCGGATTACGCGAACTCAGACCCGGCTGTCGTGAAGTCTGGACGGGTGAAGAAAGCCGTGGCCAATGCAGTGCAGCAGGAAG TAAAATCCCTCTGTGGTTTGGAAGCTTCTTGTGTTCCTGCTGAGGAAGTTCTCTCCGTATCGGGAGAGTCTTGTGACAGCAGCGATGAAATGGATACGAAGGAGAGCATCAACGGGCGAGCTGCCTctagaaaaaagaagagcaaaaggCACAAAG ATCCTGATGGGGGTGGTGGAGAAGAATACCCCATTGATATCTGGCTGCTGTTGGCTTCCTACATTCGCCCTGAAGACATTGTCCGCTTCTCTTTGATTTGCAAGAAAGCCTGGACTGTTACTTGCACTGCTGCCTTTTGGACCAGGCTCTACAGAAG GCACTACAGTCTGGACGCGTACCTGCCGCTGCGCCTGCGCCCGGAGTCCATGGAGAAGCTGCACTGCCTCCGGGCGTGTGTCATCCGGTCGCTGTACCACATGTACGAGCCTTTTGCAGCTCGAGTCTCCAGGAATCCAGCTATTCCAGACAGTACTCccagcactttaaaaaattcCAGA TGTCTGCTTTTCTGGTGCAAAAAGATTGAAGGGAACAGACAAGAAGCAATGTGGGAATTCAACTTCAAGTTCAAAAAGCAG TCTCCCAGATTTAAGAGCAAGTGTTGCAAAGGTCTTCAGCCACCCATTCAGTATGAAGAAGTCCATACAAATCCAGATCAGGATTGCTGTCTACTGCAGATCACCACCTTCAACTTCATATTCGTGCCAATAGTCATGGGTATGACATTTACCTTG TTCACAATCAACGTGAGCACAGACATGAGGCATCATCGCGTGCGCCTGGTGTTCCAGGACGCTCCGGTTCGCAACGGCAGGAAACCGCGCCTGGAGCAGGGAGTGCAGGTTGTGCTGGACCCTGTGCACAGCGTGCGGCTCCTGGATTGGTGGCACCCACAGTACCCCTTCTCTCCAAAAGCTTAG
- the TMEM183A gene encoding transmembrane protein 183A isoform X1 produces MAPRGRPAAAAMPKRGARKRLKFRADDVCSERVTVADYANSDPAVVKSGRVKKAVANAVQQEVKSLCGLEASCVPAEEVLSVSGESCDSSDEMDTKESINGRAASRKKKSKRHKEDPDGGGGEEYPIDIWLLLASYIRPEDIVRFSLICKKAWTVTCTAAFWTRLYRRHYSLDAYLPLRLRPESMEKLHCLRACVIRSLYHMYEPFAARVSRNPAIPDSTPSTLKNSRCLLFWCKKIEGNRQEAMWEFNFKFKKQSPRFKSKCCKGLQPPIQYEEVHTNPDQDCCLLQITTFNFIFVPIVMGMTFTLFTINVSTDMRHHRVRLVFQDAPVRNGRKPRLEQGVQVVLDPVHSVRLLDWWHPQYPFSPKA; encoded by the exons ATGGCCCCTcgcggccgccccgccgccgccgccatgccCAAGAGGGGCGCCCGCAAGCGCCTCAAGTTCCGGGCCGACGATGTGTGCTCCGAGCGCG TGACGGTGGCGGATTACGCGAACTCAGACCCGGCTGTCGTGAAGTCTGGACGGGTGAAGAAAGCCGTGGCCAATGCAGTGCAGCAGGAAG TAAAATCCCTCTGTGGTTTGGAAGCTTCTTGTGTTCCTGCTGAGGAAGTTCTCTCCGTATCGGGAGAGTCTTGTGACAGCAGCGATGAAATGGATACGAAGGAGAGCATCAACGGGCGAGCTGCCTctagaaaaaagaagagcaaaaggCACAAAG AAGATCCTGATGGGGGTGGTGGAGAAGAATACCCCATTGATATCTGGCTGCTGTTGGCTTCCTACATTCGCCCTGAAGACATTGTCCGCTTCTCTTTGATTTGCAAGAAAGCCTGGACTGTTACTTGCACTGCTGCCTTTTGGACCAGGCTCTACAGAAG GCACTACAGTCTGGACGCGTACCTGCCGCTGCGCCTGCGCCCGGAGTCCATGGAGAAGCTGCACTGCCTCCGGGCGTGTGTCATCCGGTCGCTGTACCACATGTACGAGCCTTTTGCAGCTCGAGTCTCCAGGAATCCAGCTATTCCAGACAGTACTCccagcactttaaaaaattcCAGA TGTCTGCTTTTCTGGTGCAAAAAGATTGAAGGGAACAGACAAGAAGCAATGTGGGAATTCAACTTCAAGTTCAAAAAGCAG TCTCCCAGATTTAAGAGCAAGTGTTGCAAAGGTCTTCAGCCACCCATTCAGTATGAAGAAGTCCATACAAATCCAGATCAGGATTGCTGTCTACTGCAGATCACCACCTTCAACTTCATATTCGTGCCAATAGTCATGGGTATGACATTTACCTTG TTCACAATCAACGTGAGCACAGACATGAGGCATCATCGCGTGCGCCTGGTGTTCCAGGACGCTCCGGTTCGCAACGGCAGGAAACCGCGCCTGGAGCAGGGAGTGCAGGTTGTGCTGGACCCTGTGCACAGCGTGCGGCTCCTGGATTGGTGGCACCCACAGTACCCCTTCTCTCCAAAAGCTTAG
- the TMEM183A gene encoding transmembrane protein 183A isoform X3 → MDTKESINGRAASRKKKSKRHKEDPDGGGGEEYPIDIWLLLASYIRPEDIVRFSLICKKAWTVTCTAAFWTRLYRRHYSLDAYLPLRLRPESMEKLHCLRACVIRSLYHMYEPFAARVSRNPAIPDSTPSTLKNSRCLLFWCKKIEGNRQEAMWEFNFKFKKQSPRFKSKCCKGLQPPIQYEEVHTNPDQDCCLLQITTFNFIFVPIVMGMTFTLFTINVSTDMRHHRVRLVFQDAPVRNGRKPRLEQGVQVVLDPVHSVRLLDWWHPQYPFSPKA, encoded by the exons ATGGATACGAAGGAGAGCATCAACGGGCGAGCTGCCTctagaaaaaagaagagcaaaaggCACAAAG AAGATCCTGATGGGGGTGGTGGAGAAGAATACCCCATTGATATCTGGCTGCTGTTGGCTTCCTACATTCGCCCTGAAGACATTGTCCGCTTCTCTTTGATTTGCAAGAAAGCCTGGACTGTTACTTGCACTGCTGCCTTTTGGACCAGGCTCTACAGAAG GCACTACAGTCTGGACGCGTACCTGCCGCTGCGCCTGCGCCCGGAGTCCATGGAGAAGCTGCACTGCCTCCGGGCGTGTGTCATCCGGTCGCTGTACCACATGTACGAGCCTTTTGCAGCTCGAGTCTCCAGGAATCCAGCTATTCCAGACAGTACTCccagcactttaaaaaattcCAGA TGTCTGCTTTTCTGGTGCAAAAAGATTGAAGGGAACAGACAAGAAGCAATGTGGGAATTCAACTTCAAGTTCAAAAAGCAG TCTCCCAGATTTAAGAGCAAGTGTTGCAAAGGTCTTCAGCCACCCATTCAGTATGAAGAAGTCCATACAAATCCAGATCAGGATTGCTGTCTACTGCAGATCACCACCTTCAACTTCATATTCGTGCCAATAGTCATGGGTATGACATTTACCTTG TTCACAATCAACGTGAGCACAGACATGAGGCATCATCGCGTGCGCCTGGTGTTCCAGGACGCTCCGGTTCGCAACGGCAGGAAACCGCGCCTGGAGCAGGGAGTGCAGGTTGTGCTGGACCCTGTGCACAGCGTGCGGCTCCTGGATTGGTGGCACCCACAGTACCCCTTCTCTCCAAAAGCTTAG